From the Thermococcus sp. 18S1 genome, one window contains:
- a CDS encoding biotin/lipoate A/B protein ligase family protein, with amino-acid sequence MRFIPLIVARPEVQMAIDEAIMRARMEGKVPDTVRLYAFSPSSVTIGRFQSVVHDVNLDEARKLGIPVVRRITGGGSVFHDEYGEITYSVVVGEDYHPMLRNVESSYRYLAGPLVDALKELGLEAGFSGLNDIVANGKKISGSAQTRRKGVILQHGTFMYSTRVEVLGRVLRVSKAKLADKGVSSIWERVTTLEREGINLNRWEAYELLKESFFSAFEPEEGGLTDYELELAERLVEEKYGNPEWNESR; translated from the coding sequence ATGAGGTTCATCCCGCTCATAGTTGCAAGGCCCGAGGTCCAGATGGCCATAGACGAGGCTATAATGAGGGCCAGGATGGAGGGCAAGGTTCCTGACACGGTCAGGCTGTACGCCTTCTCGCCGAGCTCCGTGACCATAGGCCGCTTCCAGAGCGTTGTCCACGACGTCAACCTCGACGAGGCACGGAAGCTCGGAATCCCCGTCGTCCGCAGGATTACCGGCGGCGGCTCGGTGTTCCACGACGAATACGGTGAGATAACCTACTCCGTCGTTGTCGGCGAGGACTACCACCCAATGCTCAGGAACGTTGAGAGCAGCTATCGCTATTTGGCCGGCCCGCTGGTTGATGCGCTGAAAGAGCTCGGCCTTGAGGCGGGTTTCTCCGGCCTGAACGACATCGTTGCCAACGGGAAAAAAATCAGCGGCTCCGCACAGACGAGGCGGAAGGGGGTCATCCTGCAGCACGGCACGTTCATGTATTCCACGCGCGTTGAGGTGCTCGGAAGGGTTCTCAGGGTCTCCAAGGCCAAGCTCGCTGACAAGGGCGTTTCGAGCATCTGGGAGAGGGTAACAACGCTGGAGCGCGAGGGCATAAATCTGAACCGCTGGGAGGCCTACGAGCTGCTCAAGGAGAGCTTCTTCAGTGCCTTTGAGCCTGAGGAGGGTGGGCTCACCGACTATGAGCTGGAGCTCGCCGAGAGGCTGGTGGAGGAGAAATATGGAAATCCTGAGTGGAACGAGAGCCGGTGA
- a CDS encoding signal peptidase I: MEDGWKKDLAWVLIAVIVVFIFQFGLKVALHTDSPLVIVVSGSMEPVFYRGDVVLLEGISEENIDDVHINDVIVYKRPGYEYPIIHRVRGISEVNLGGKTEKCFLTWGDNNWAPDPEYPTPYGMVPCVPAYAVEDKALLVLPKIGLIPLEIRENLGLG, translated from the coding sequence ATGGAGGACGGGTGGAAAAAGGATCTAGCATGGGTGCTGATAGCAGTCATAGTTGTCTTCATCTTTCAGTTCGGCCTTAAGGTTGCGCTCCACACCGACTCTCCCCTCGTCATAGTCGTCAGCGGCTCGATGGAGCCCGTCTTCTACCGCGGGGACGTCGTCCTGCTGGAGGGCATAAGCGAGGAGAACATCGACGATGTCCATATCAATGACGTCATCGTCTACAAGCGTCCCGGCTATGAGTATCCCATCATCCACCGCGTCAGGGGGATAAGCGAGGTGAACCTCGGCGGCAAGACAGAGAAGTGCTTCCTCACCTGGGGCGACAACAACTGGGCCCCCGACCCCGAATACCCGACCCCCTACGGGATGGTGCCGTGCGTCCCGGCCTACGCCGTCGAGGACAAGGCCCTGCTGGTGCTTCCGAAGATAGGCCTCATCCCCCTTGAAATCAGGGAGAACCTGGGCCTGGGATGA
- a CDS encoding DUF531 domain-containing protein, with protein MLTIALYNTYDPKRLHEAHLRAIARAGPIAYAYGFHLALVGFPFEGRPIDVAEEISGHTTIGEGGRYLMELAEGNRFHLLDFPRRGFPPQFGTPVATTRKPSDEKEITPVELAERALRGESFLLLVGLGRHGLPKEIFKTARYHMDITGKRVSLETCTAIGAIPARISTLMEALRWRTGGKRI; from the coding sequence ATGCTGACGATAGCCCTGTACAACACCTACGACCCCAAGAGGCTCCATGAGGCACACCTGCGCGCCATAGCCCGAGCGGGGCCTATAGCTTATGCCTACGGCTTCCACCTGGCCCTGGTGGGCTTTCCCTTCGAGGGCAGGCCGATCGATGTGGCGGAGGAGATAAGCGGCCACACTACGATAGGCGAGGGTGGCAGGTACCTAATGGAACTGGCTGAGGGGAACCGCTTCCACCTTCTGGACTTTCCCAGGCGGGGTTTTCCGCCGCAGTTCGGAACACCCGTTGCCACCACCAGGAAGCCAAGCGATGAGAAAGAGATAACGCCCGTTGAGCTCGCCGAACGCGCCCTCCGCGGTGAGAGCTTTCTCCTCCTGGTGGGCCTCGGGCGACACGGCCTCCCCAAGGAAATCTTTAAGACCGCCCGCTACCACATGGACATAACTGGAAAAAGGGTGAGCCTCGAAACGTGCACCGCCATCGGTGCCATTCCCGCGAGGATAAGCACCCTCATGGAGGCTCTGAGATGGAGGACGGGTGGAAAAAGGATCTAG
- a CDS encoding dipeptidase encodes MIFDAHSDLPTLIHDERLNGRSLVLERNFERFFGPWVRARVMAIWTRPERRGDATAYGFEVLNSLIKDIGESERFELVTTVDEMKNAIGNGKVALWLSLEGGEPIGESLDLLELFHRLGLRVLTLTWSLRNAIADGVFERTGGGLTNFGVEVVGKAEELGILLDLSHINDRGFWDALDVTAFPVIASHSNARKLCDHPRNLTDEQIKAIAERGGVIGAVAIPSFINREQPTLERYVEHIAYMVDLAGYRHVGLGFDFVYYLRGWSGRSVEGFEDESRIPYLIERLSETLSEKELEAITFENFERVFERVVG; translated from the coding sequence ATGATATTCGACGCCCACTCGGACCTTCCGACACTCATCCACGACGAGAGACTAAACGGAAGGAGCCTCGTGCTGGAGAGGAACTTCGAGAGGTTCTTCGGTCCCTGGGTTAGGGCAAGGGTTATGGCCATCTGGACGCGGCCGGAGAGAAGGGGAGACGCAACGGCCTACGGTTTTGAGGTTCTGAACTCCCTGATAAAGGACATCGGGGAGAGCGAGCGCTTTGAGCTGGTCACAACCGTCGATGAGATGAAAAATGCCATCGGAAACGGGAAGGTCGCCCTGTGGCTCAGCCTTGAGGGCGGGGAGCCGATAGGGGAGAGCCTTGATCTGCTGGAGCTCTTCCACCGCCTCGGCTTGAGGGTTCTGACGCTCACCTGGAGTCTGAGGAACGCCATAGCCGACGGGGTCTTTGAGAGAACGGGTGGTGGACTGACGAATTTCGGCGTTGAAGTCGTCGGAAAGGCCGAGGAGCTCGGGATACTGCTTGACCTCAGCCACATCAACGACAGGGGCTTCTGGGACGCCCTGGATGTTACGGCGTTCCCGGTTATAGCATCTCACTCCAACGCGAGGAAGCTGTGCGACCATCCACGGAACCTGACGGACGAGCAGATAAAGGCGATAGCGGAGAGGGGCGGCGTCATAGGTGCAGTCGCCATCCCGAGCTTTATCAACAGAGAACAGCCAACGCTGGAGAGGTACGTGGAGCACATAGCTTACATGGTCGATCTGGCAGGCTACCGCCACGTTGGGCTCGGCTTCGACTTCGTTTACTACCTCCGCGGCTGGAGCGGAAGGAGCGTTGAGGGCTTCGAGGACGAATCGAGGATACCCTACCTGATAGAGAGGCTCTCGGAGACCCTCAGCGAGAAAGAACTCGAGGCGATAACCTTCGAAAACTTCGAGCGCGTTTTTGAGCGGGTCGTGGGTTAG
- a CDS encoding methyltransferase domain-containing protein translates to MEELYFLTSGDARRLLFAKGGARLNLDLRKTNRSWLVTLDGDGFIFPDGTRVERDVIERIARDEGSVYFVRNGRVYKAAIAGEGFYKLVPTIPPTIEINGIRMHRTKEVNPLQDTRNKVNAVKPKEGETVLDTCMGLGYTAIEASKRGAYVITIEKDPNVLELARINPWSRELFTGGKVQVIQGDAFEVVKKFKDGSFDVVIHDPPRFSMAGQLYSEEFYHELFRVLKPGGRLFHYVGNPGKKYRRKDLQKGVMERLRKAGFVGVKRVEEALGVVGRKPEKGRGKD, encoded by the coding sequence ATGGAGGAACTCTACTTCTTGACATCAGGAGACGCGAGAAGACTGCTCTTCGCGAAGGGCGGAGCGAGGCTCAACCTTGACCTGAGGAAAACCAACCGTTCGTGGCTGGTAACCCTCGACGGGGACGGGTTCATATTCCCAGATGGGACCAGGGTCGAGAGGGACGTCATCGAGAGGATCGCGAGGGACGAGGGCAGCGTTTACTTCGTGAGGAATGGGAGGGTTTACAAGGCCGCCATCGCTGGGGAGGGCTTCTACAAACTCGTTCCGACGATTCCGCCGACGATTGAGATAAACGGCATCAGAATGCACAGGACGAAGGAAGTGAACCCCCTCCAGGACACGAGGAACAAGGTGAACGCGGTCAAGCCGAAGGAGGGAGAAACGGTTCTTGACACCTGCATGGGGCTCGGCTACACAGCGATAGAGGCCTCGAAGCGCGGAGCTTACGTCATAACCATCGAGAAAGACCCCAACGTGCTCGAACTGGCCAGGATAAACCCCTGGAGCAGGGAGCTCTTCACGGGCGGAAAGGTGCAGGTCATACAGGGCGATGCCTTCGAGGTCGTGAAGAAGTTCAAGGACGGGAGCTTTGACGTGGTAATCCACGACCCGCCGCGCTTTTCCATGGCCGGACAGCTCTACTCCGAGGAGTTCTACCACGAGCTGTTCAGGGTTCTCAAACCCGGCGGGAGGCTCTTCCACTACGTCGGCAACCCCGGAAAGAAATACCGCAGAAAGGACCTGCAGAAGGGTGTCATGGAGCGGTTGAGGAAGGCGGGCTTCGTCGGGGTTAAGCGCGTCGAGGAAGCGCTCGGCGTTGTGGGGAGAAAACCCGAAAAGGGAAGAGGGAAGGATTAA
- a CDS encoding metal-dependent hydrolase: MRGFTHYISGLAAATFFAALVGDLRLGILIPVIAAAAAYFPDFVDFKFGKFLARRDYEIDPAPWDEKKHYAPKLVKISELSEENRYQFFAIEGTVEGILVKGSGKVSYRVLREDGSEETVTESYNSIVFTLNDGTGKITVEAFGDDYEFFEEEFGKIEEGKKLLVFGYVDVEEDGSLKLVVSDAPHPQGIADTIAKAIEEAYREGERIVKIHNIRLPGDVYRRFWVHLDPPKREVRVEMGPIVTPGGVAIGGDVPEYRKYGIAKVGVPFIKTYPKPTRIDSFSGPEIAFRRAQFKGKTVVKDRFLPWHHGFSHSLTMGMIIGLVVFAFFRLIGYEHATELALASMIGQWLHVFEDQLGFMGSNLLPPITKDVVPGFKLGESGSGLTNFSTAWLMIAFMIWNFNRFTNPRAIPISDAKLLLLLAWPSIMGFGIAIVRSFRLRKEISELMDYYTNLEAFEEMEEVGGI, translated from the coding sequence ATGAGAGGGTTCACCCACTACATCTCGGGCCTCGCGGCGGCGACCTTCTTCGCCGCCCTCGTCGGCGATCTGCGCCTCGGCATACTCATTCCGGTCATAGCGGCTGCCGCCGCCTACTTCCCCGACTTCGTGGACTTCAAGTTCGGAAAGTTCCTGGCGAGGAGGGACTACGAGATAGACCCTGCCCCTTGGGACGAGAAGAAGCACTATGCGCCGAAGCTAGTCAAAATCAGCGAGCTGAGCGAGGAAAACCGCTACCAGTTCTTTGCCATTGAGGGAACTGTGGAGGGTATACTCGTCAAGGGCTCCGGGAAGGTCTCCTACAGGGTTCTCCGCGAGGACGGGAGCGAGGAGACCGTCACGGAGAGCTACAACAGCATAGTCTTCACGCTCAACGACGGAACCGGGAAGATAACCGTCGAGGCCTTCGGGGACGACTATGAGTTCTTCGAGGAGGAGTTCGGGAAGATCGAGGAGGGCAAGAAGCTGCTCGTCTTCGGCTACGTGGACGTGGAGGAGGACGGCTCGCTCAAGCTCGTCGTCAGCGATGCCCCCCACCCGCAGGGCATAGCGGACACCATAGCGAAGGCCATCGAGGAGGCCTACCGCGAGGGCGAGAGGATAGTCAAGATACACAACATTCGCCTTCCTGGCGACGTTTACAGGCGCTTCTGGGTTCACCTCGACCCGCCCAAGAGGGAAGTCCGCGTCGAGATGGGGCCGATAGTAACGCCCGGAGGGGTCGCGATAGGCGGTGACGTTCCCGAGTACAGGAAATACGGCATAGCCAAGGTGGGCGTGCCCTTCATTAAGACCTATCCCAAGCCCACCAGGATAGACTCCTTCTCGGGCCCGGAGATAGCCTTCAGGAGGGCCCAGTTCAAGGGCAAGACGGTCGTCAAGGACAGGTTCCTGCCCTGGCACCACGGCTTCAGCCACTCCCTCACGATGGGCATGATAATAGGCCTCGTCGTCTTCGCCTTCTTCAGGCTGATTGGCTACGAGCACGCGACCGAGCTTGCACTCGCTTCGATGATAGGTCAGTGGCTGCACGTCTTCGAGGACCAGCTCGGCTTCATGGGAAGCAACCTCCTCCCGCCCATCACCAAGGACGTCGTCCCGGGCTTCAAGCTCGGTGAGAGCGGCAGCGGGCTTACCAACTTCTCAACGGCCTGGCTGATGATAGCCTTCATGATATGGAACTTCAACCGCTTCACCAACCCGAGGGCCATACCGATAAGCGACGCCAAGCTGCTGCTCCTCCTGGCCTGGCCGTCGATAATGGGCTTTGGAATAGCGATTGTCAGGAGCTTCAGGCTCAGAAAGGAAATCTCAGAGCTCATGGACTACTACACGAACCTCGAAGCCTTCGAGGAGATGGAGGAGGTCGGAGGGATTTAA
- a CDS encoding tripartite tricarboxylate transporter permease: MLPLSELLIWSLAGVLFGALISWIPGFHIFNIMALLVAVFGVGELMPVQAFPFFAIGAIVAYAYVSAISSVYFSVADESAVFLLFPTQRYLLLGRGHEAVLLYLIGAVAGTLFLVIGALFIFPRVLPPIYQATSPYITYFLVAIVVFMFMSEWPKEGDRGRTPAERLWLAWRQILGGVLVFFLSGILGFVVMNTNLLPTTSAYTRLTPMFIGFFGMSWVILNILSNPPMLEQVPDDRVESGLYNTLKASFGGALGGTIAAVYPIITGGMGALVAGHMTSQRGDDAFIISQGVNRVIYYVGAFTLLFLPQLRLTRGAAAWLVSSIYTPKSYAEYLAAIGVILLSAGISFIFTYYLSRFLAKSFNVVHIKKLSYVVAVTLVVISYLLTGPMGLAVLFVSTAIGLMAAAFNTRRSYCLGGLILPVLISMTGHTGYFMHLLGLG, from the coding sequence ATGCTCCCCCTCTCCGAACTTTTAATCTGGTCCCTCGCGGGGGTGCTCTTCGGGGCGCTTATATCGTGGATTCCTGGCTTCCACATATTCAACATAATGGCCCTACTGGTGGCAGTCTTCGGCGTCGGCGAGCTGATGCCCGTCCAGGCCTTCCCCTTCTTCGCCATCGGTGCCATAGTGGCCTACGCATACGTGAGCGCGATTTCCAGCGTCTACTTCAGCGTCGCCGACGAGAGCGCGGTCTTCCTCCTCTTCCCCACACAGCGCTACCTGCTCCTTGGTAGAGGTCACGAGGCGGTCCTGCTCTACCTCATCGGAGCTGTGGCCGGAACGCTCTTCCTTGTCATCGGCGCCCTCTTCATTTTCCCGAGGGTTCTGCCCCCAATCTACCAGGCGACCAGTCCCTACATAACCTACTTCCTCGTCGCTATAGTGGTCTTCATGTTCATGAGCGAGTGGCCCAAGGAAGGCGACCGCGGGAGAACTCCGGCGGAGAGGCTCTGGCTGGCCTGGAGGCAGATACTTGGCGGAGTCCTGGTGTTCTTCCTCTCAGGCATCCTGGGCTTCGTAGTCATGAACACCAACCTCCTGCCGACGACGAGCGCCTACACCAGGCTGACCCCGATGTTCATCGGCTTCTTCGGAATGTCCTGGGTGATACTCAACATACTCTCCAACCCGCCGATGCTCGAGCAGGTTCCCGACGACAGGGTCGAGAGCGGCCTCTACAACACCCTCAAGGCCAGCTTCGGCGGAGCGTTGGGAGGAACGATAGCCGCGGTCTATCCGATAATCACCGGCGGAATGGGTGCGCTCGTTGCCGGCCACATGACCAGCCAGCGCGGAGACGACGCCTTCATCATAAGCCAGGGTGTGAACAGGGTCATCTACTACGTCGGAGCCTTCACGCTCCTATTCCTGCCCCAGCTGAGGCTCACGAGGGGAGCCGCTGCCTGGCTCGTCAGCTCAATCTACACCCCTAAGAGCTACGCCGAATACCTGGCCGCGATAGGCGTTATCCTGCTCAGCGCGGGCATAAGCTTCATCTTCACCTACTACCTCTCCAGGTTCCTTGCCAAGAGCTTCAACGTCGTCCACATCAAGAAGCTCTCCTACGTGGTCGCAGTGACGCTGGTGGTAATCTCCTACCTCCTCACCGGTCCGATGGGTCTGGCGGTGCTCTTCGTCTCGACGGCGATAGGACTCATGGCGGCCGCCTTCAACACCAGAAGGAGCTACTGCCTTGGCGGACTTATCCTGCCAGTGCTCATCAGCATGACAGGCCACACCGGCTACTTCATGCACCTGCTCGGACTGGGGTGA
- a CDS encoding OB-fold nucleic acid binding domain-containing protein, translated as MSEKKGEKKLYYHGLKEQKKLNVSRLKYLSILLSVIGVAVLLVAAQSAQAPLVRVSDVYGNYLMNYAVVRINGTVITVPYVSQTGGKLSLTFTVDDGTGQIDVRVYSPLADEMIRKGLVPFPGDEVTAEVQLRVRETYTYSMLQYLDGLNFRSKLYSDNPPLVKSLNANMSGSYVAVEGIVTEFSNVSSGYLMTVDTGESLVSVLVPRVLLVFNNLSVKVGDTLYAPGIVYLYKGTSPEIVVRNLTQLAVTPIEEAPVVSIGEAPNYPGMVMAVEGSIAGITYENGRYVLTITDGSSYLDALVPRDVLANLNPFNASSESTVKVAGRMGDDGRLVAAYLEVVKPVKTEFKPVGVLTLDMRGSIAAVKGNLEEVDRIGSNLKLVIDDGTGRLDVFIPSAALAELSNETMAQLKVGLGVEVAGYLEEYRGKLEVVVYTGEGMRALGEPLSSEEIELPKVTAAQLADYEDQLVDFAGSIEGVTYANGTYYITVDGVKASLPREALLNLNPLEAGTGSQVLIRGLVKSPSLVKGENLTVEVSVVPIPLKPDEVTAEMEGQLVAVVGKVTDVANLSGNLKIVVGNLPVFVPRSTANELTYVPAEGDMVQIGGYVEIYRDEPEVVLFNPAAIEKLQQAGPVEGTVSDLKTAAEPLLLTVTWDSIAYQKPDYALTFHDSTGSATLLAERSLLPNPLNAGTGSTLRVIADPLSGRITALNVTGAKPSPILKTGSVDLSMKGKTVAVNGTVSSVFTLGSNLKLTVDDGSGGIAVFIPGGANLSVEKGKTVLLAGYVDEYNGEVEIIVYDLDAVVAAEKPSGGTAGIGEVKVSELSGVTGRVNLTVTWDGLSYEDGYVIKIHDSTGSAELPVSRDLLPDPREAGTGSTLRITYDADAGQVVSMTVLKAVPAEELRTGDVTLDILGTTVVVEGTIKDVYTGKSFVKLTIDDGSGELVIFIPKSVAQPDLSEGQTVRIAGYVDEYKGTVEVIPYRGDCIEVR; from the coding sequence ATGTCGGAAAAGAAGGGTGAGAAAAAGCTCTACTACCACGGCCTCAAGGAGCAGAAGAAGCTCAACGTATCGAGGCTCAAATACCTCTCGATTCTTCTGTCTGTAATCGGTGTTGCCGTTCTGCTCGTTGCTGCCCAGAGTGCACAGGCCCCGCTCGTTAGGGTGAGCGACGTCTACGGCAACTACCTGATGAACTACGCCGTCGTCAGGATAAACGGAACCGTCATCACCGTCCCCTACGTCTCCCAGACCGGCGGAAAGCTCAGCCTCACCTTCACGGTGGACGACGGAACCGGGCAGATTGACGTCCGCGTCTACTCCCCGCTCGCCGATGAGATGATACGGAAGGGTCTGGTCCCCTTCCCCGGCGACGAGGTGACGGCTGAAGTCCAGCTCCGCGTGAGGGAGACCTACACCTACTCGATGCTCCAGTACCTCGACGGCCTGAATTTCCGCTCGAAACTCTACTCCGATAACCCGCCGCTCGTCAAGTCCCTCAACGCCAACATGAGCGGCTCCTACGTGGCCGTTGAGGGCATCGTCACCGAGTTCTCCAACGTCAGCTCCGGCTACCTGATGACCGTCGATACCGGTGAGTCCCTCGTTTCCGTGCTCGTCCCGAGGGTTCTGCTCGTCTTCAACAACCTCTCCGTCAAGGTCGGTGACACTCTCTACGCCCCGGGAATAGTCTACCTCTACAAGGGCACCTCACCGGAGATAGTCGTCAGGAACCTCACCCAGCTCGCGGTTACGCCGATCGAGGAAGCCCCCGTCGTCTCGATAGGCGAGGCACCCAACTATCCCGGAATGGTCATGGCCGTTGAGGGCTCCATAGCTGGAATAACCTACGAGAACGGCCGCTACGTGCTGACCATCACCGACGGAAGCAGCTATCTCGACGCCCTCGTCCCGAGGGACGTTCTCGCGAACCTCAACCCCTTCAACGCATCGAGCGAGAGCACGGTTAAGGTCGCGGGAAGAATGGGAGACGACGGCAGGCTCGTTGCGGCCTACCTGGAGGTCGTCAAGCCCGTTAAAACCGAGTTCAAGCCGGTCGGCGTCCTGACCCTGGACATGCGCGGCTCGATAGCGGCCGTGAAGGGCAACCTCGAGGAGGTCGATAGGATAGGCTCGAACCTCAAGCTCGTCATCGACGACGGAACCGGAAGGCTGGACGTCTTCATCCCCTCCGCCGCCCTCGCGGAGCTCTCCAACGAGACGATGGCTCAGCTTAAAGTTGGCCTTGGAGTCGAGGTTGCCGGCTACCTCGAGGAGTACCGCGGAAAGCTCGAGGTGGTCGTTTACACTGGAGAAGGAATGAGGGCCCTCGGAGAGCCGCTCTCATCGGAGGAGATAGAGCTTCCGAAGGTCACCGCGGCCCAGCTCGCTGACTACGAGGATCAGCTCGTCGATTTCGCCGGCTCGATCGAGGGGGTAACCTACGCCAACGGCACCTACTACATCACCGTGGACGGCGTTAAGGCCTCTCTCCCGAGGGAGGCTCTTCTCAACCTCAACCCGCTCGAGGCAGGAACCGGCAGTCAGGTGCTCATAAGGGGCTTGGTCAAGAGCCCAAGCCTTGTGAAGGGTGAGAACCTCACCGTTGAGGTGTCCGTAGTCCCGATTCCCCTCAAGCCCGACGAGGTCACCGCGGAGATGGAGGGACAGCTCGTCGCTGTTGTCGGCAAGGTCACGGACGTGGCCAACCTCAGCGGCAACCTCAAGATAGTCGTCGGCAACCTCCCGGTCTTCGTACCGCGCTCGACCGCCAACGAGCTGACCTACGTCCCGGCCGAGGGAGACATGGTGCAGATCGGGGGATACGTTGAAATCTACCGCGACGAGCCGGAGGTGGTGCTCTTCAACCCGGCCGCGATTGAGAAGCTTCAGCAGGCCGGGCCGGTTGAGGGCACCGTCTCCGACCTGAAGACCGCGGCGGAGCCACTCCTCCTGACGGTCACCTGGGACTCGATTGCCTACCAGAAGCCCGACTACGCGTTGACCTTCCACGACTCCACCGGAAGCGCAACCCTGCTTGCCGAGCGCTCCCTCCTGCCCAACCCGCTCAACGCCGGAACGGGCAGCACACTGAGGGTGATAGCCGACCCGCTCTCCGGCAGGATAACCGCGCTGAACGTCACCGGGGCTAAGCCCTCGCCGATCCTCAAGACCGGCTCGGTGGACCTCTCGATGAAGGGCAAGACGGTGGCCGTGAACGGAACGGTTTCGAGTGTCTTCACCCTCGGAAGCAACCTCAAGCTGACCGTAGATGACGGAAGCGGTGGAATAGCTGTCTTCATACCCGGCGGCGCCAACCTGAGCGTCGAGAAAGGCAAGACGGTGCTTCTTGCTGGCTACGTGGACGAGTACAACGGCGAGGTGGAGATTATCGTCTACGACCTCGATGCGGTCGTGGCGGCGGAGAAGCCCTCCGGAGGAACCGCGGGAATCGGAGAGGTGAAGGTCTCGGAGCTCTCCGGTGTCACAGGAAGGGTGAACCTCACGGTAACCTGGGACGGGCTGAGCTACGAGGATGGCTACGTCATAAAGATCCACGACTCCACCGGAAGCGCCGAGCTGCCGGTCTCGCGCGACCTCCTCCCGGACCCGAGGGAAGCGGGAACTGGGAGCACGCTGAGGATAACCTACGACGCCGACGCCGGTCAGGTGGTCTCCATGACCGTCCTCAAAGCCGTTCCGGCGGAGGAACTAAGGACGGGCGACGTCACCCTCGACATCCTCGGAACGACCGTGGTCGTTGAGGGAACGATCAAGGATGTCTACACCGGCAAGAGCTTCGTCAAGCTGACCATCGACGACGGAAGCGGGGAGCTGGTTATCTTCATACCGAAGAGCGTCGCCCAGCCGGATCTCAGCGAGGGCCAGACGGTCAGAATAGCGGGCTACGTGGACGAGTACAAGGGGACGGTTGAGGTCATCCCCTACAGGGGCGACTGCATCGAGGTGAGGTGA